From the Candidatus Binatia bacterium genome, one window contains:
- a CDS encoding glycosyltransferase family 4 protein translates to MRIAQVAPLIESVPPKLYGGTERVVSYLTEALVDMGHDVTLFASGDSHTRARLVSTCCRALRLDESVRDPLPHTLLLLERARQMADEFDILHFHVDLLHFPIFRPLRERTVTTLHGRLDLPDLVPFAREFADMPVVSISTAQRAPLPWMRWMATVPHGLPKDLLQFHPQPGGYLAFLGRISPEKGPERAIRIARRAGMPLRIAAKVDRADQAYYETVVRPMLRQPGVEFLGEITEAEKSEFLGNAAALLFPVDWPEPFGLVMIEAMACGTPVIAFRRGSVPEVLEDGVTGFIVEHEGEAVRALDRLGDLDRHTIRRVFEQRFTAERMARDYLALYEALLSQEQNGRLEEAA, encoded by the coding sequence ATGCGGATTGCACAGGTTGCACCTCTAATCGAAAGCGTTCCCCCAAAGCTCTACGGCGGCACGGAGCGGGTGGTTTCGTACCTTACCGAGGCGCTGGTCGACATGGGGCATGACGTGACCCTGTTTGCCAGTGGCGACTCGCACACGCGGGCCCGCCTCGTGTCCACGTGCTGCCGCGCCTTGCGGTTGGACGAGTCTGTGCGCGACCCTTTGCCGCACACCCTGCTGCTCCTCGAGCGCGCGCGGCAAATGGCAGACGAGTTCGACATTTTACACTTCCACGTCGATCTCCTGCATTTCCCCATATTCCGTCCGTTGCGTGAGCGCACGGTGACGACCCTACACGGCCGCTTGGACCTTCCGGATCTCGTGCCCTTTGCCCGAGAGTTTGCCGATATGCCCGTGGTGTCGATTTCCACGGCGCAGCGCGCACCCTTGCCGTGGATGCGCTGGATGGCGACCGTCCCGCATGGGCTGCCGAAAGATCTTTTGCAGTTCCACCCGCAGCCGGGTGGTTACCTCGCGTTCCTCGGCCGCATCTCGCCGGAGAAGGGCCCAGAGCGTGCCATTCGCATCGCTCGCCGGGCAGGAATGCCGCTCAGGATTGCCGCGAAAGTGGATCGTGCCGATCAAGCGTATTACGAAACGGTGGTACGCCCAATGTTGCGCCAACCGGGCGTGGAGTTTCTGGGAGAGATCACCGAGGCAGAGAAGTCAGAATTCCTCGGCAACGCGGCGGCGTTGTTGTTTCCCGTGGATTGGCCAGAGCCCTTTGGCTTGGTGATGATCGAAGCGATGGCTTGCGGTACGCCGGTGATTGCCTTCCGCCGCGGCTCGGTGCCTGAAGTGCTCGAGGATGGCGTGACCGGGTTCATCGTGGAGCACGAAGGCGAGGCGGTGCGGGCGCTCGACCGCTTGGGCGACCTCGACCGCCACACCATCCGGCGGGTATTCGAGCAGCGCTTTACAGCCGAGCGCATGGCTCGTGACTACTTGGCTTTGTACGAAGCGCTGCTTAGCCAGGAACAAAACGGGAGGCTGGAAGAGGCAGCATGA